One Diospyros lotus cultivar Yz01 chromosome 1, ASM1463336v1, whole genome shotgun sequence genomic window carries:
- the LOC127793299 gene encoding transmembrane ascorbate ferrireductase 1-like, with the protein MAIALKATIFSYVVHVLGVAGAIMVLVWCISFRGGFAWEASNKSLIFNLHPVLILIGLIIFGGEAIISYKTLPWTKDVKKLIHLVLHAIALILGIIGVYAAFKYHNESNIANLYSLHSWIGIGVIVLYGIQWVYGFVVFFYPGGTDAIRRESLPWHVLFGILVYILAISNATLGFLEKLTFLENSGLAKYGTEAFLVNFTAVVTVLFGIFVILTTLSQPATEDEYAYSEI; encoded by the exons atggcgatTGCACTGAAGGCCACAATTTTCTCCTACGTGGTGCACGTGCTGGGCGTAGCCGGCGCGATCATGGTGCTGGTTTGGTGCATCAGCTTCAGAGGCGGCTTTGCCTGGGAAGCTTCCAACAAAAGCCTTATTTTCAAT CTTCATCCTGTTCTGATTTTGATTGGCCTTATCATCTTTGGAGGAGAAG CCATTATTAGTTACAAGACTCTTCCTTGGACGAAGGATGTAAAGAAACTAATCCATCTAGTTCTGCATGCAATTGCACTGATACTTGGTATAATTGGTGTTTATGCCGCATTCAAATATCACAATGAGAGCAATATTGCCAATCTGTACAGTTTACACTCTTGGATCGGGATTGGAGTTATTGTCCTTTATGGCATCCAG TGGGTGTATGGCTTTGTCGTGTTCTTCTACCCTGGGGGCACGGATGCAATTAGAAGAGAGTCCCTTCCATGGCACGTGCTGTTCGGGATCCTCGTTTACATCCTGGCTATTAGCAACGCTACACTGGGATTCCTTGAGAAGCTGACATTCCTCGAAAACTCTGGGCTTGCCAAGTATGGCACCGAGGCCTTCCTGGTAAACTTCACGGCCGTTGTCACAGTACTGTTTGGAATCTTTGTGATTCTCACCACCCTTTCTCAGCCTGCAACCGAAGATGAGTACGCCTACTCTGAAATCTGA
- the LOC127793566 gene encoding remorin-like: protein MAEVESKKVESEAPSKPPPASAPAPPPAPEAAEVPKDVAEEKSVIPAVAPPPEDKPDESKALVAIEQVPESKEGKVGEGSINRDAVLARVATEKRLSLIKAWEESEKSKADNKAQKKISAIGSWENSRKASVEAELKKMEEKLEKRKAEYVEKMKNELALIHKAAEEKKAMIEAKRGEDMLKAEEMAAKYLATGTGPKKLLGCSCF from the exons ATGGCGGAAGTTGAGTCAAAGAAGGTAGAATCTGAGGCGCCATCAAAGCCTCCGCCTGCTTCGGCTCCGGCGCCGCCCCCGGCCCCCGAAGCCGCCGAAGTTCCCAAAGATGTAGCCGAGGAGAAATCGGTAATTCCGGCGGTTGCTCCTCCTCCCGAGGACAAGCCTGATGAGTCCAAAGCCCTTGTAGCCATCGAAC AAGTTCCAGAATCTAAAGAAGGGAAAGTTGGCGAGGGTTCTATTAACAGAG ATGCTGTGCTGGCTCGTGTTGCAACAGAGAAGAGATTATCGCTGATTAAAGCATGGGAAGAAAGTGAGAAATCAAAAGCAGACAATAA AGCTCAGAAAAAAATCTCTGCCATTGGATCATGGGAGAACAGCAGGAAAGCTAGCGTAGAAGCTGAGTTGAAAAAGATGGAG GAGAAGCTGGAGAAGCGGAAGGCAGAATACGTGGAGAAAATGAAAAACGAGCTAGCTCTGATCCACAAGGCAGCAGAAGAAAAGAAGGCAATGATTGAAGCCAAGCGAGGGGAAGACATGCTCAAGGCAGAGGAGATGGCAGCAAAGTATCTTGCCACTGGAACTGGTCCAAAGAAGCTGCTTGGATGCTCGTGCTTCTGA
- the LOC127794109 gene encoding la-related protein 1C-like gives MPNPIIEALPTNIEKSEPAVSEYSSRSDHVPREEGRFGLQFRNGNGYLLPRNTLIGRSNINAANTTKSCSRALHPTPTHRPAPLGPTPFSPFPKPMVGLFCNPIVRHHQVQSPGPAMFNGMPLMPPSIPRSPAIPTDPQLHASIVKQIEYYFSKENLVKDTFLREKMDGQGWVPIRVIANFNRVKLLTNNIRLILRVLRTNSTVVEVQGNRVPMGATYQLANEVCHGFFT, from the exons ATGCCAAACCCAATAATTGAAGCGCTTCCTACTAACATTGAGAAATCTGAGCCAGCTGTTTCAGAATATTCTTCAAGGTCGGATCATGTTCCCCGGGAAGAGGGTAGATTTGGTTTACAGTTCCGTAATGGGAATGGTTATCTACTGCCACGCAACACATTAATTGGGAGAAGCAACATTAATGCTGCTAACA CCACAAAGAGTTGCTCCCGGGCCCTTCATCCCACCCCCACCCACCGCCCCGCCCCCCTTGGTCCTACTCCATTTAGTCCATTCCCGAAGCCCATGGTGGGCCTTTTCTGCAACCCTATAGTTCGTCATCATCAAGTACAGAGCCCAGGCCCAGCAATGTTTAATGGCATGCCCTTAATGCCACCATCAATACCAAGATCACCGGCTATCCCTACAGATCCACAGTTGCATGCAAGTATAGTGAAACAGATTGAGTATTATTTTAGCAAGGAAAATTTGGTTAAAGATACTTTCTTGAGAGAGAAGATGGATGGTCAAGGTTGGGTTCCCATTAGAGTGATTGCAAACTTCAATAGAGTGAAGCTGTTGACGAACAATATCCGGCTTATATTGCGTGTTCTGCGCACAAATTCAACTGTTGTAGAGGTGCAGGGTAACAGA GTTCCAATGGGAGCCACCTACCAATTAGCAAATGAAGTTTGTCATGGATTTTTCACGTAA